One Helicoverpa armigera isolate CAAS_96S chromosome 12, ASM3070526v1, whole genome shotgun sequence DNA window includes the following coding sequences:
- the LOC110378142 gene encoding peptidoglycan recognition protein — protein sequence MRSILFVILIVKLTVEAKDGNCGVIPITEWGGSPLLREETLANPVDIVVIQHTVVPECMSDEDCEKAANGIRSYHINTRGFTDIGQSFLIGGNGRVYEGAGWHHVGAHTLGYNRRAVGISFIGDFRTKIPSPLALKALRSLLACGVQNKYLAEDYYLVGHRQLSQTDSPGEMLQKHVEMWPHWLDHAKEVLN from the exons ATGAGGTCAATCCTGTTCGTAATTTTGATTGTTAAGTTAACAGTAGAAGCTAAAG ATGGCAACTGTGGAGTTATCCCCATCACCGAATGGGGCGGTTCTCCCCTCCTCCGAGAAGAAACCCTGGCGAACCCAGTGGACATCGTGGTGATACAGCATACTGTCGTACCCGAATGTATGAGTGATGAAGACTGTGAGAAGGCAGCCAATGGCATCAGGAGTTACCATATTAATACGCGTGGATTTACTGATATTGGACAATC GTTTCTAATTGGTGGTAATGGGAGGGTGTATGAAGGAGCTGGTTGGCATCATGTTGGCGCACATACTTTGGGGTATAATAGAAGAGCTGTTGGTATATCGTTCATTGGAGACTTTAGAA CAAAAATACCATCACCTCTCGCCCTAAAAGCCCTTAGAAGCCTGCTAGCCTGTGGAGTCCAGAACAAATACTTGGCTGAAGACTATTACCTAGTAGGCCATAGGCAGCTATCCCAAACCGACAGTCCTGGAGAGATGCTGCAAAAACACGTGGAAATGTGGCCTCATTGGTTGGATCATGCTAAAGAGGTCTTGAACTAA